The following DNA comes from Moritella sp. 24.
ACAAGAGCCCGTCGGCGCCTTCAACATGCATGACTTACTACGCGCAGGTGTACTATAAAATGATCAACACATTATACGGTCCTATTCCACAAGACATCTTAACCAAAGCAAAAACATTAAAATTACTCATTTGCGATATAGATGGCGTCTTTTCTGACGGTCGCGTTTATATGGGTAACGATGGGGAAGAACTAAAAGCCTTTCATACTCGCGATGGTTTCGGCGTAAAATCATTACTTAATGCCGATATCGAAGTTGCGGTGATCACCGGTCGCCAATCCACGATTGTTGCAAACCGTATGCAAGCGTTAGGTGTTAAACATATCTACCAAGGCCAAGACAACAAAGTTATCGCCTTTAATATGTTACTTGAAGAACTCAACATATCTCCAGAACATGTC
Coding sequences within:
- the kdsC gene encoding 3-deoxy-manno-octulosonate-8-phosphatase KdsC, coding for MINTLYGPIPQDILTKAKTLKLLICDIDGVFSDGRVYMGNDGEELKAFHTRDGFGVKSLLNADIEVAVITGRQSTIVANRMQALGVKHIYQGQDNKVIAFNMLLEELNISPEHVGYIGDDVIDLPVMNLCGLSVAVADAHPLVKKGADFSTSIRGGFGAVRELADLILLAKGILDQAQGTSV